From the Bacillota bacterium genome, the window CCGTCGCGGTACTCCACGGTCACCTGGGTCTTGCCGTCCGGGCGGAGGTAGGGAATGATTCGCTGCTTGCGGGTCTCGGCCAGGCGGCGGGCCAGTTTGTGGGCCAGCATGATCGGCATCGGCATCAGTTCGGGGGTCTCGTTGCAGGCGTAGCCGAACATCATGCCCTGGTCCCCAGCTCCGAGGTGCTCGTCCAAGTCCCCCTCACCGGCCCCGGACTTGGCTTCGAGGGAGCGATTGACGCCGAGGGCGATGTCCGGGGATTGCTCATTGATGGAGAGGAGGACGGCACACGTGTCGCCATCGAAGCCGTACTTGGCCCGGGTGTAGCCGATGTCGCGGACGGTCTCTCTGACCACCGACCGCATGTCGACATAGGTGTCGGTGGTGATCTCGCCGGAGACCAGGACCAGTCCGGTCGTCACCAGGGTCTCGCAGGCCACCCGCGCTCTCGGATCCTTATGCAAGAGGGCGTCGAGGATGGCGTCGGAGATCTGGTCGGCCATCTTGTCGGGATGGCCCTCCGTCACTGATTCCGAAGTGAAGAAGAACTGGTCGTTTCGAGTCTGGCGGACGCCCAACATGATTCATTCCTCCCTGACCGTGATGAACCTCCCTGACCGGCCCGCGGCCGGCCAAGGCCGGCGGGTCATTGGCTTCGTATGTGGCCTGGGCCTAAGGGGACAGACCGTAGCGACGGCGGATCTCTTCCGAGACCCCCAGGACGAGCCGGAAGGCCCGTTCGGCCGTCTCGACCGGGCGGCCTCCGAGGCCGCAGGACGGGGTGATAAGGCTTTGCCGGACCAGTCGCTCACGGTCGAGGCCCTTGTCCTCGAACCAGGTGAGGGCTTGCTCCAACCGGTCGACGAGGGTCGAGGCCGTCTCTTTGACCGCATCGTTCGTATCCGTGGGAACGATCCCCCAGGCCAGCAGGCCGCCGCGAGCGATGAACCCGGAGACGGCCTCGGGGTAGAGGGACAGGTTCTTGGCGTAGTAATAGGCATCAAAGGACAGGATGTCCAGTCCGGCGTCGATGAGCACGGACCAATCGGTATTCCCGCAACAGTGGACCCCGGTGAGTCCCTCGAGGCCGGCGGTGACTTCTTTGATTGCCGCGATGACCTGGTCGCGGCTCAAGTTGTAGTATGCCGAGCCGAAGGCGGCCATCGACGGCTCGTCCAGGAAGAGGATGGTCGCCGGGTTGAGCCGCCGGAGGGCGCGCTCCTGCCACTTGGCCTGCAGGGCCAATCCCTTGACGACGCCGTCGAAGGCCGTCTCGTCATAAATCAAGAGGCGCTTGTCACGCCCCTGGACGGTCAGGCCGTAGCTGACCGGACCGGTGATCTGCCCCTTCACGGCCAGGGCCCGCCCGACGGCGGCCGCGTGGCCCTCGGTCAAGGCGTAGAAGCCGGCGGCGTGGTCGCAGCGCAACGGCCAGTCGTAGTCGTCTTCGAGACAGCGTTGATAGAGAGCGGCCAGGGCCTGATCATAGTCGGGCGCGGCCTCGCCGCCGCCTCCGGCGACGTTGCCGCCGACTCCGCCACCGCCGGCGCCCCGGTCGAGGATGAGGTCGGGCCCCTCTTCGGCGAGGCCCGGGAGGCCCGGCCCGAACTGGACGTACATGTTCTCGCTCGGTCCGCGCTTTGGAAGCTGTGGCCAGAAGGGCAGCTCCGGCAGGCGGTCGAGGATAAAGCGGCAGGCCTCCTCCGGGTCGCGAAAGGGCAGGCTGCCGATACCGGTGGGACGAGCCATGGCTTCGAAGGTCATCGGGCAAAGCCTCCCGGGGCGACGGGCCTCTCTTGACTGTGACTCTTGCGGGCCAACTTGCCCGGACAAACAAAAAACCTCTTCCAGTCGCGAAGAGGATAGGGGTCT encodes:
- a CDS encoding methionine synthase, whose translation is MTFEAMARPTGIGSLPFRDPEEACRFILDRLPELPFWPQLPKRGPSENMYVQFGPGLPGLAEEGPDLILDRGAGGGGVGGNVAGGGGEAAPDYDQALAALYQRCLEDDYDWPLRCDHAAGFYALTEGHAAAVGRALAVKGQITGPVSYGLTVQGRDKRLLIYDETAFDGVVKGLALQAKWQERALRRLNPATILFLDEPSMAAFGSAYYNLSRDQVIAAIKEVTAGLEGLTGVHCCGNTDWSVLIDAGLDILSFDAYYYAKNLSLYPEAVSGFIARGGLLAWGIVPTDTNDAVKETASTLVDRLEQALTWFEDKGLDRERLVRQSLITPSCGLGGRPVETAERAFRLVLGVSEEIRRRYGLSP